The following is a genomic window from Armatimonadota bacterium.
GCTGTTTGTTGTCTTGCCAACACGTGTTATCCATGTTAGCATGAACGAGAGGCGACGTCATGGCCCGAGGGAAGACGCTCTACCTGCGCGGGCTTCCCGAGCCCCTCGTCCGCGAGGCGAAGGCGACGGCCGCCCGCCGCGGGATCACGCTGACAGCTTTGGTGGCTGAGGCGCTGCAGCAGCTCATCGGCGCCCCGCCTGCCGGTGGCGGGAGGCCGGAGGGCGCGCGGGCGCGCGGCGCCCGGCGCGCACCCGGGGCGTCAGCGCTCCGGGAGGGCAGACTGCCTGGCACTGCCTCAGGGGAGGCTGCCGCGGGTGGTGCGGCAATCTCCGGCGTCGCGGCAGGCCTGGCCGAGAGCATGCGCTGGTTTCAGGCGAACCGCCGCCGCCTGCTGCGCCGCTACCGCGACCAGTACGTCGCCATCGACCGGGGCCGCGTCATCGGCCACGACCGCGACTTCGACGCCCTGGCGCGCCGGGTCTTCGCCCGGGTAGGCTCGCGCCCGGTCTTCATGCCGAAGGTGACGGCGGAGGAGAGGGTCGTCGCGGTCCCGTCGCCCCGACTGGCCGAGGCGTAAGTCCGGTGGTCCGCCGCAGCGGCCGGGACGACGCGATGCGGCGAA
Proteins encoded in this region:
- a CDS encoding DUF5678 domain-containing protein, with protein sequence MRWFQANRRRLLRRYRDQYVAIDRGRVIGHDRDFDALARRVFARVGSRPVFMPKVTAEERVVAVPSPRLAEA